A DNA window from Telopea speciosissima isolate NSW1024214 ecotype Mountain lineage unplaced genomic scaffold, Tspe_v1 Tspe_v1.0986, whole genome shotgun sequence contains the following coding sequences:
- the LOC122648407 gene encoding peptide methionine sulfoxide reductase B1, chloroplastic-like: protein ANTVDSFFCIDPVDSLSFFSLFYREYWKTKTQGTYHCICCDTPLFESSTKFDSGTGWPSYYQPIGNNVKSKLDMSIIFMPRQEVLCAVCVAHLGHVFDDGPPPTGKRYCINSVSLKLKPK, encoded by the exons GCCAATACTGTGGACTCTTTTTTCTGTATTGATCCAGTTGATTcattatctttcttttctctattttacAGGGAGTATTGGAAGACTAAGACGCAAGGAACTTACCACTGCATTTGTTGTGACACACCTCTGTTTGA ATCATCAACAAAATTTGACAGTGGAACCGGTTGGCCATCTTACTATCAACCCATAGGAAATAATGTGAAGTCAAAGTTAGACATGTCCATAATTTTCATGCCTCGACAGGAAGTTCTTTGTGCAGTTTGTGTGGCTCATCTTGGCCATGTCTTTGATGACGGTCCTCCTCCCACAGGGAAGCGTTATTGTATTAACAG TGTTTCCttaaaactgaaaccaaaataG